In Desulfoferula mesophila, the genomic window ATGTGGAGATGAGGAACCCCAGGAGGTCCATGCTCAACACCCAGGCACCGGTCACCACCAGCAGGATCAGGGGCCGCGCCATGAGCTTGCCGCCGCCCGTGGAACAGGAGCCGCCTTCTCCCTGGGCGGCCTTTTCCTTGCGCCAGCAGCGCACGCCCTCGGCCAGATAGGCCAGGGAAAAGCACAGCAGCATGGTGTTGATCAGGGCGGGATAAACGGGCGAGGAGCCTTCGGCCACCACTTGGGTGGGTATCAAATAGAAGTAGTTAAGCAAGCTGAAACCGATGAGCACCAGGGCTAGGGACAGCTCTGACCGCGCGTTCATGGAATCCCTCGTAAGGCGAACCGGCCCAACCGGACCGGCCCGCCGTCTATGTAGTGTTAAGCAGTCTGGACCAGGCGCGACGGCGCCCGAGTCTCTAGTACTTCTTCAGGCCGACCTCTTTGAGGATGCCGCCCCAGATGCCCCAGTACTGGTTGCAAAGCTCCCGGTACTTCTTGCCGTCCAGGTAGTCGATGCTCACGTACAGCTCATCCTTGGCCTTTTTCTGCACATCGGGCTGGGAAACGGCGTACTTGATGGCCGCCTCGATCTTGGCCCGGATGGCCTCGGGGGTGCCCTTGGGGAACACCGCGCCCATGCAGGAGAACTGGGCGAAATCGTAGCCCAGCTCCTTGAGGGTCTTGGTATCCGGGGTCAAGGGGATGCGGTTGGCGCTCATGACCACCAGGGGCTTGAGCTTGCCGCCCTTATAGGCGGATACCGAGGCGGTGGTGGAGGTGTTGCAGGCCACCACGTGGCCGCCCAGCACCGCGGCCACCGACTTGGGGTTGCCCTTGAAGGGGATGGGGGTCATCTTGACCTTCTCGTGGTTGGCCAGCCAGGCCACGCCCAGGTGGTTGGTGGTGCCCAGGCCGGGGGTGCCGTAGGTCACCGCGCCGGGGTTCTTGCGGGCGAAGTCGATGAGCTCCTTGAGGCTGTTGTAGGGCGAGTCCTTGGCCACGTAGAGGATGTAGTCATAGTGCATCGGCGAGGCGATGTAGACCAGCTCCTTGGGATCGTAGGTCAGCTTGCGCATCTGGGGAATGGTCACCAGGGTGGGCAGGTTGGCCCAGGAGAAGGTGTAGCCGTCGGGCTTGGCCTTGGCCAGAGTGGCGATGGCCACCGCGCCGCCGGAGCCGGGCTTGTTCACCAACACCAGGGGCTTGCCCAAAAATTTCTCCATGTGGGGCGCGATGGTGCGCACGAACACGTCGGAGGTGCCGCCGGCCGACAGGGGAATGTAGGCCGTGATGGGTTTGGTGGGGTAGTCCTTGGCCAGCGCCGGCACGGCCATCAGGGCCAAGGCCAGGCAGCAGGTCACAGCCGCCATTAACTTTTTCATTCTTTTCCTCCCGGTACGTTAAAAAGCCTTCGATCCAGTCAGGGGAAGCTTGGCTCCCCTAGCGTAGCAAATAGGGAATATCCACCCACAGGGCCTCCTGCGGGCACTCCACCTCGCAGGGCAGGCAGAACCAGCAGGTGCGGAACTTGCCGAAGGGCGCTCCGCAGCTGTAGCAACGGCCCGCCTCGGCGCGCGCGTCCTCGGGGCTCAGGCACTGCTCCACCTCGGCGAAGTCGCCCGCGCCGCTCAGCCTGCGCAGCGGAATCTGCGCCCGCGCGGCGTCCGAGCCCCGGCTGTGGTCGATCTCGTATTCGGTCTCCACCGGTCCGGGGTACTCCCGGCCGTAGGTAAGGTGTTCGCCGCTTACCAGGCGATGGGCGCTCTCGGCCGCCCGGCGCCCCGAGGCCATGGCCTCGACGATGGTGCTGGGGCCGCCCACCGCGTCGCCGGCCAGGAACACGTTGGCCACCGGAGTCTGCAGGGTGAGCGGATCGCAGGAGCCGGGGCCGCCGGGCAGCGAGGCCTCGCGCTCCTGGCCGATGGCCACGATCACCGCGTTGGCCTCCATGGTGTTGAGCTGACACTCGTCATAGCTGGGAGCGAAGTTGCCTTCGTTGTCCAAGACCGCCAGACAGCGCTTTAGCTCCAGGCCGCTCACCGCGCCGTCCTGGGTCAGGATGCGGGTGGGGCCCCAGGAGCCGTCCAGCACCACGCCCTCGGCCTCGGCCAGGGCCAGGGCCTCGGGGGTGGCAGGCATGCCCTGGCGATCCTCCAGGCTCACCACGGTCACGGACTCCGCGCCCAGGCGCAGGGCGGTCTGGGCGGTGTCCAGAGCCACCTCGCCGCCGCCGATCACCACCACCTTGCCGCTCAGGCTGGGCGGATCGTCGCCGCGCGCCGCCTTGAGCAGATCCAGGGCGTGGTACACGCCTTGGGCGTCCTCGCCCTCCACGCCCAGGCGGCGGGACTCAGGGCAGCCCAGGGCCAGCACCACGGCGTCGTAGTCGCCGCTGAGCTGCTCCAGGGTGAAGTCGCGGCCCAGGGCGGTGTTGCCCTGGAAGGAAACCCCCAGGGCCTCCAAGCGGCCCCACTCGGCGCCCAGGACCTCCAGCGGCAAACGGTAGGCGGGAACCGCCCAGCGCAGCATGCCGCCCGGCTCGGACTGGGCGTCGTACACCGTGACCGTGTGCCCCTTGACGGCAAGGTCCCAGGCGGCCAGCATGCCCGCCGGGCCGGAGCCCACCACCGCCACGCGCTTGCCGGTCTCCGGCGCCCGCTCGGGCAGGGGCATCTCGCCCCCCGCTTCGCTCAGGTAGCGCTTGAGGGCCCGGATGGCCACCGCCTCGCCGGTCTGCTTCTTGCGCTCGCAGCTCGCCTCGCACTGGGCCGAGCACAGGCGGCCCAGGATGCCCGGGAAGGGCAGCGTGCGGCCCACCATCTCCAGCCCGGCCGCGTCCTCGCCGCGCAGGATGAGCTGCACGTAGCCCTGGCAGTTGACCCCCAGGGGACAGGCCTGGCGGCAGGGGGCCAGCTTCAGGCGCAGGTTGTCTAGGATGCAGGTATCCACGCACACCCCGCAGGCGGTGCACTTGTCCTTGTTGACCTTGATGTTGTCCGAAAGGGCCTCTAGCAGATTGATTCGCATGACGACCCTCCTTAACCCTGCATCTTCACGATGTCTTTGTGCTGAATCTTGACCTCGCCGGGGCCTTCGCCCTGGCTCAGCACGATGTGCTTAAGCCATTGCTCGTCGTTCTTTTCCGGGAAGTCGGTGCGATAGTGCCAGGGCAGCCAGCGGCTCTCGGTGCGCTCCAGCGAGGCCGTGGCGCTCAGGGTGGCGCACTGGATGATGTTGGCCACCTCGTAGGTCTTGAACAAATCGTGCATGTCCTTGACGTAGACCATCTCGTCCAACTCGCGCCGGAAGCGGTCCATCCACCACAGCACCCGCTTGAGTTTGTACTCGTTTTTGGGCGGGGTGAGATAGTCGGTGATGATGCGGCGCACCTTGAACTCGAACTCCTCCACCGCGATGGGGTTGGTTCCCTGGGCCAGGCGCTTTTCCCGCCGGGCCAGGAAGGCGTCCACCTTGGCCGAGTCATAGTCCGTCAACCCGTGCTCCCTGGCGAACTCGCTGCCGCTCTCGGCGCAGATCTCGCCGTAGACAAAGGCCCCGGAGAGGTGGCCCCGGGCGCACAGGGAGGTGTCGCCCGCCGCGTAGAGGCCGGGCAGGCTGCTCTCGCCGCGCTCGTTGATGCGCACTCCGGTCATGCCGTGGCCACCGCAGAGGTACACCTCGGTGGGCCACAGCTCTATCTCGCCGGTGCGGAAGTCGTTGTCGCGGCCCGCGTGGAAGCGCTCGCAGGCCGGGCGCTCGGTGGTGAAGAGAATCTCCTCGATCTCCTTGATCTTGTCCTCGGGCAAATGATCCATGCGGATGCGCAGGGGCCCGGAGCGATCGAAGAAGTCCTCCATGCACATGCTCTTGATGGAGGGGTGCTCCTTGTCGCGGCGCTGGTCAAAGGCGTTGAGCAGATGGGCTCCGCGGGTCAGGGTGATGTAGAGCAGCGGGGCGTTGATGTCCTTGGTGATGTAGTAGTACAGGGTGTACTCCAAGCCGCTCAGCTCAGCCCCGGCCCGGTAGGCCAGGCAGTAGCCGTCTCCGGTGTTGCCCGGGAAGTCGTAGACCCCGTAGAGGTTGCCGTTGGCCGGCAGGCCGAAGCGGGCGGTGCCCCCGGCGCTCAGGATGACGCTGGGAGCCCTTATTACCATAACCTCGCCGGTGCGCACGTTCATGGCGATGACCCCGGCCACGCGGCCCTCTTCCACCAGGATCTCGGCGGCCATGGTGCGGTTGAACACCTTGGCTCCGCCGGCCACCAGGCGCTGGTGCAGGATGGCTTTGAGCTCGGGCTCCTTCATGGTCACGCAAAAGCGGCCCTTGGGGTGCACCTGAAGAATCTCGTACTCGTCCTTGTCGTCGGTGGGGAAGCACACCCCCCAGTCGATGAGCTTTTTCATCAGGGGCCAAGAGCGCTCGGCCATGCGGTAGTTCACCGGCTCGTCCATGATGCCCTCGCAGGCCATGCGATTGGACTCCACGTAGAGCTCGGGGGTGGCCACGCCGGGCACGGCCACGATGTTCAGGGCGTCCATGCCCCGGGCGATGCAGCCGGAGTACTTGGCGTCGCCCTTTTCCAAGACGATCACTTCCTGATCCGGGGCCACTTCCTTGGCCCGGATGCCGGCCATAACTCCGGCGCTGCCGCCTCCCACCACGACCACGTCGGCGTTGATTACTGGATAGTCGTAAGCCATTTCTTCTCCCGCGACACAGCGTCGGCCCTACATCTCCCGGAACATCTTGTTTTCGTCGGTGATGCAGTAGCTGACCCGGTATTCGTAAGGTTTTTCCTTGTAGGTAAAGGAAAGCATCTCGATCCTGAGGACCGGCGCGCCCACCTTGGCCCCCAGCACCTTGGCCACGTCCTTGTCGGCGGCCACGGCGCTGAACAGCTC contains:
- a CDS encoding Bug family tripartite tricarboxylate transporter substrate binding protein; the encoded protein is MKKLMAAVTCCLALALMAVPALAKDYPTKPITAYIPLSAGGTSDVFVRTIAPHMEKFLGKPLVLVNKPGSGGAVAIATLAKAKPDGYTFSWANLPTLVTIPQMRKLTYDPKELVYIASPMHYDYILYVAKDSPYNSLKELIDFARKNPGAVTYGTPGLGTTNHLGVAWLANHEKVKMTPIPFKGNPKSVAAVLGGHVVACNTSTTASVSAYKGGKLKPLVVMSANRIPLTPDTKTLKELGYDFAQFSCMGAVFPKGTPEAIRAKIEAAIKYAVSQPDVQKKAKDELYVSIDYLDGKKYRELCNQYWGIWGGILKEVGLKKY
- a CDS encoding FAD-dependent oxidoreductase produces the protein MRINLLEALSDNIKVNKDKCTACGVCVDTCILDNLRLKLAPCRQACPLGVNCQGYVQLILRGEDAAGLEMVGRTLPFPGILGRLCSAQCEASCERKKQTGEAVAIRALKRYLSEAGGEMPLPERAPETGKRVAVVGSGPAGMLAAWDLAVKGHTVTVYDAQSEPGGMLRWAVPAYRLPLEVLGAEWGRLEALGVSFQGNTALGRDFTLEQLSGDYDAVVLALGCPESRRLGVEGEDAQGVYHALDLLKAARGDDPPSLSGKVVVIGGGEVALDTAQTALRLGAESVTVVSLEDRQGMPATPEALALAEAEGVVLDGSWGPTRILTQDGAVSGLELKRCLAVLDNEGNFAPSYDECQLNTMEANAVIVAIGQEREASLPGGPGSCDPLTLQTPVANVFLAGDAVGGPSTIVEAMASGRRAAESAHRLVSGEHLTYGREYPGPVETEYEIDHSRGSDAARAQIPLRRLSGAGDFAEVEQCLSPEDARAEAGRCYSCGAPFGKFRTCWFCLPCEVECPQEALWVDIPYLLR
- a CDS encoding tripartite tricarboxylate transporter TctB family protein, whose translation is MNARSELSLALVLIGFSLLNYFYLIPTQVVAEGSSPVYPALINTMLLCFSLAYLAEGVRCWRKEKAAQGEGGSCSTGGGKLMARPLILLVVTGAWVLSMDLLGFLISTFFFLLIASRIFGSKSWSKTIILSLVMPLIITFVFRGLNAVLPEGPAEELINLLLG
- a CDS encoding FAD-binding protein, with protein sequence MAYDYPVINADVVVVGGGSAGVMAGIRAKEVAPDQEVIVLEKGDAKYSGCIARGMDALNIVAVPGVATPELYVESNRMACEGIMDEPVNYRMAERSWPLMKKLIDWGVCFPTDDKDEYEILQVHPKGRFCVTMKEPELKAILHQRLVAGGAKVFNRTMAAEILVEEGRVAGVIAMNVRTGEVMVIRAPSVILSAGGTARFGLPANGNLYGVYDFPGNTGDGYCLAYRAGAELSGLEYTLYYYITKDINAPLLYITLTRGAHLLNAFDQRRDKEHPSIKSMCMEDFFDRSGPLRIRMDHLPEDKIKEIEEILFTTERPACERFHAGRDNDFRTGEIELWPTEVYLCGGHGMTGVRINERGESSLPGLYAAGDTSLCARGHLSGAFVYGEICAESGSEFAREHGLTDYDSAKVDAFLARREKRLAQGTNPIAVEEFEFKVRRIITDYLTPPKNEYKLKRVLWWMDRFRRELDEMVYVKDMHDLFKTYEVANIIQCATLSATASLERTESRWLPWHYRTDFPEKNDEQWLKHIVLSQGEGPGEVKIQHKDIVKMQG